Genomic segment of Pseudoalteromonas sp. NC201:
TTTATTTGCCCCTAAGCGGCTAAACATTACCGCTTCTCTCATTTTTTCTAGAAATGACTGATTACGCTCCACCACTTCATATTTATATGGCTCGTCGGCTTTATTATCCAGTACAGGGGATGATTGGGTTGCGATGTTAGCAGCCGCGACATAGTCTTGCTCCTGCGCAGCGGTATTAGCTCGTTTAGTTTGGGCAAGGCTTTGCTGCTCCAAAACAGACTCAGTGGTACGAATTGCGGAGTGGGTTTGGTAAGTGATCATGATTGCTCTCCTTGATTTGTCCAAGAAAAGCAATCACTGTGCCAAAATTAGCTTACTCGCTACTGGCTAGATATGACCAGGAATTGGCTTATGCGGCAAATTGACGTCTTGGTTTTGACCACGGTGACGTAATAAGTGATCCATGAGCGTAATAGCCAACATGGCTTCTGCGATTGGAATGGCACGAATACCAACACAAGGGTCATGGCGACCCTTAGTCACAACTTCTTGTGGTTGGTTGTGGGTATCAATACTCTGCCCCGGTACCGAGATACTTGAAGTCGGTTTTAGCGCAATTGATGCGATAATATCTTGCCCTGTAGAAATACCCGCTAAAACGCCGCCTGCATGATTAGAAGTAAATCCCTGTGGCGTTAGCTCATCTCTATGCTCAGAGCCCTTTTGCTCAACCACATCAAAGCCATCACCAATCTCTACACCTTTTACGGCATTAATGCTCATCAAGGAGTGCGCTATCTCAGCATCCAGACGGTCAAACACTGGCTCACCTAAACCAACAGGCACATTTTTCGCCACGACTTTTACTTTCGCGCCGACTGAATCACCTTCTTTTTTCAGCGTACGCATATATTCATCTAGCGCTTCTAGCTTAGCTTCATCGGGAAAGAAAAATGGATTGGTCTCAACCGCTGACCAATCATAATGCTCGGCTTTAATCGGGCCTAATTGAGAAAGACAGGCATTGATTTCGATGCCGTGGACTTGCTTGAGATACTTTTTCGCAATTGCACCTGCTGCAACTCGAATGGCAGTTTCACGTGCCGACGACCTACCACCACCGCGATAATCTCTATGCCCGTATTTGTGCCAATAGGTATAGTCGCCATGACCCGGGCGAAACAAGTCTTTGATGTTTGAGTAATCTTTTGAACGTTGATCGGTATTTTCAATCAACAATCCAATGCTCGTACCTGTGGTCTTGCCTTCAAACACACCCGAGAGAATTTTTATCTCATCGCCCTCTCGGCGCTGCGTTGTGTAGCGGCTTTGGCCTGGTTTGCGTCTATCTAAATCGATTTGTAAATCAGCTTCAGTGATCTCAAGCCCTGGTGGTACACCATCCACCACGCCACCAAGCGCGGCGCCATGGCTTTCACCGAAGGTCGACACCTTAAATAATTGGCCAATGCTATTGCCTGCCATCGTTTTTCCTCATTCCTAAATAGACGATAGAGAGCATTGGCTCCCTATCAGTTTTTAAAGTATTCAAATAGTTGTTGTTTGGTTACGACAAAGACCCCTAAACCACCATGCTCAAAGTCTAACCAAGTAAATGGCGCTTCAGGAAATTGCTGCTCCATATGTACCATAGAATTGCCAACTTCGACAAATAACAAACCATCATCATTTAGATGATCGGCCGCTTCTGCAAGTAGTGTGCGGGTCACATCAAGGCCATCTTCTCCTGACGCCAAGCCAAGCTCTGGCTCATGATGGAACTCCTCTGGCAGATCTGACATATCTTCTGCATCAACATAAGGAGGGTTTGCTACGATTAAATCGTACTTTTGACCCGGTACACCACTAAATACATCAGACTGGATAGCAAAGACTCTGTCTTGCATCATATGCTGATTAATATTGTGATCAGCCACTTCTAAGGCTTCAAAAGAAATATCTACTGCGTCTACTTGTGCGCGCTCAAATGCTTTGGCCAATGCAATCGCAATACAACCAGAACCCGTACACATATCTAAAATACGCGTTACTTTATTCGGTGCAGCTACCCAGGGGGCAAAATGTTTTGCGATTAACTCTGCAAATGGTGAGCGTGGTACTAATACGCGCTCATCAACATAAAACGGCATACCAGCAAACCAAGCTTGATTGGTTAAGTAGGCGACGGGAATACGCTGCTCGATACGTGCTTTGATAAACTCCATCAGATGCGCTTTTTCACTTTGTGTCATACGCGCATGCATGATTTCTTTGGGGGCATCAATTGGCATATGCAACACCGGAAGCACTAAACTGACCGCTTCGTCCCAAGGATTATCCGTACCATGACCAAAAAACACCTCGTTACTCACAAACTGGCTCGCTGTCCAGCGTACCCAGTCCTGAATGGTATGTAAGTCTTGAAAGGCTTCAACGGCCATTTCTTCGGTAATAAGTGGTTGCGACATTTCCGTCATGATGACTCTCTAAAGATCAAACTATATGGCGCTATTGTAGCGGTTTTTAAGCTAGGTTTTTATGCTTTTTTTATTTAAAATGCCATCATGAACAGAGAATCTAAAACTAATGCTGACCTAAATGACGATTTCGCGATGTTTCGTGAGTCTTTGAATGGTGTAAAACCCCTCAAACAAGATCAGGTGCAGCTCAAACAAAAGAAAAAAATTCAGAGCGTTGAGCTGAAGCAACAAATCAAGCAGCAGCAATCTGAGTTTTACTTTTCTGACGAGTATATTCCTGATATTGATACCTCGGGAACCATCAATTTCGTAAAGCCCGGGGCTGATCGCTATTTAGCAAAGCAGCTAAGGCGTGGTGACTACGCGCCCGAACTCATCTTAGATTTACACGGGCTAAATAAAGAAACGGTAAAACAAGAACTGGCAGCATTAATTCATGCTTGTAAGAAGCAGCATATTGCTTGTGCGTGCGTGGTGCATGGAATTGGTGAGCGTGTGCTTAAACATAAAGTACCACAGTATCTTGTCCAGCATCCAGATATACTGGCGATGCACCAAGCACCTTTAGAATATGGTGGTAAAGGGGCGGTATTAATCTTGGTTGACCTACCTGATGACCCTAACTTTGGCCGTTAATTCGGCCCAAACATTGTTTTTCATCCTTTCTTACTTCGCTTAATCCAGCCTTAATAAATTTAACTAAATCTTAGCCATTTCACCCATTTTTCACTGGTCAAATTCACCATTTCACTAATTCCCCTGTGCAAAATAAAAATTAAAGCACATAAAAATCAATAAGATAAAATTTAAATTCATTTTGGCACAACCTTTGTAATAGTTATTGCGACTAACAAATTACAAGGAAACTTATTATGACTACTTTAGCGAAAATCACCATGACAACTTTATTGTTTACAGCAAGCATGACAACAACAGCTGCAGAAATTGATGCTTCATTACTTCAAGAAGTAAAAACCAAAGTAACGCAAGCTATCACTGAGTCAATCAAAGCGAATCTAGAAGAAATAAAAATTGAGACCAAACAGTCTTTAGAGAAAGCGTTTCAAACAACCAATAACAACGAGCAAGAAAAAAAGGAAGAGACTAATGATTAATGAACTCGAATTTCTGAGTCTGCTCGCAACTCCCGTGATCAGTTTATTTGCCGCTTACCTAAGCATTCAACTGATAAAATCACTGGGTCAGTTTATCAACTTTAACTAGCATGGCACTTGCTAAAGTAGGCAAGGTAGCCGAGTAGTCAAAGTATCATACCAATTGAATTAATTTTCTAATCAATTTGAAGGATGAAATAGCATATTAGCGTCGTTAAAAATTTCTCATTTAGAACAACTAAATAGCAAAATTTTTGCCTAGCTACTAAAGCTATTTCTCCGCTTCAAATAGCTTATTTGCTAAATACATTTGGTATTACCCTGAGAAAGCTATTGAGGTATCAGTAGCCATTAAAAAACCCGCCAATTGGCGGGTTTCTTTTTGATATCAGCGAGATATCACAAAGTCGACACTAAATTATAGTGCGCCTTCGTTTTCAGATAGGAACTTAGCAACACCTTCAGGGCTTGCATCCATACCTGCTTTACCTTCAGTCCAACCAGCTGGACATACTTCACCGTGCTCTTCGTGGAATGCTAGTGCATCAACCATGCGAAGCATTTCATCGATGTTACGGCCTAGTGGTAGGTCGTTAACTACTTGGTGACGTACATTACCTTCAGCATCAATTAGGAAAGAACCACGGAAAGCAACACCAGCTTCTGGGTGCTCAACGTCATATGCTTGACAGATTTCGTGCTTAACATCAGCGATTAGATCGTATTTAACTTGACCGATACCGCCTTCGTTTACTGGAGTGTTACGCCATGCGTTGTGTGAGAATTGAGAATCGATAGAAACACCGATCACTTCAACACCACGCTTTTGGAACTCTTCGTAACGCTTGTCGAACGCGATTAGCTCTGAAGGACAAACAAACGTGAAATCTAGTGGGTAAAAGAAAACAACCGCTTTTTTACCTTTAATACGCTCGTGCAGGTTGTAGCTATCTACGATCTCACCGTTACCTAGTACTGCTGCTGCTGTAAAGTCTGGTGCCTTGCGGCCTACTAATACACCCATTTTTATCTCCAATAGTTAGGTTTATTTCCAATCTTATTTGGTATCTCGTGTCGAGACCAAAATATCTTGTTCATAATATTGTGGCGTGCTTATGAAAAAACAACCCTAGCTAGATTCATAACCAAAGTCTCTTTGTCATTCTCATCGCCAAAAACTGCGCCTA
This window contains:
- the smrB gene encoding endonuclease SmrB; its protein translation is MNRESKTNADLNDDFAMFRESLNGVKPLKQDQVQLKQKKKIQSVELKQQIKQQQSEFYFSDEYIPDIDTSGTINFVKPGADRYLAKQLRRGDYAPELILDLHGLNKETVKQELAALIHACKKQHIACACVVHGIGERVLKHKVPQYLVQHPDILAMHQAPLEYGGKGAVLILVDLPDDPNFGR
- the prmB gene encoding 50S ribosomal protein L3 N(5)-glutamine methyltransferase — encoded protein: MSQPLITEEMAVEAFQDLHTIQDWVRWTASQFVSNEVFFGHGTDNPWDEAVSLVLPVLHMPIDAPKEIMHARMTQSEKAHLMEFIKARIEQRIPVAYLTNQAWFAGMPFYVDERVLVPRSPFAELIAKHFAPWVAAPNKVTRILDMCTGSGCIAIALAKAFERAQVDAVDISFEALEVADHNINQHMMQDRVFAIQSDVFSGVPGQKYDLIVANPPYVDAEDMSDLPEEFHHEPELGLASGEDGLDVTRTLLAEAADHLNDDGLLFVEVGNSMVHMEQQFPEAPFTWLDFEHGGLGVFVVTKQQLFEYFKN
- the aroC gene encoding chorismate synthase translates to MAGNSIGQLFKVSTFGESHGAALGGVVDGVPPGLEITEADLQIDLDRRKPGQSRYTTQRREGDEIKILSGVFEGKTTGTSIGLLIENTDQRSKDYSNIKDLFRPGHGDYTYWHKYGHRDYRGGGRSSARETAIRVAAGAIAKKYLKQVHGIEINACLSQLGPIKAEHYDWSAVETNPFFFPDEAKLEALDEYMRTLKKEGDSVGAKVKVVAKNVPVGLGEPVFDRLDAEIAHSLMSINAVKGVEIGDGFDVVEQKGSEHRDELTPQGFTSNHAGGVLAGISTGQDIIASIALKPTSSISVPGQSIDTHNQPQEVVTKGRHDPCVGIRAIPIAEAMLAITLMDHLLRHRGQNQDVNLPHKPIPGHI
- a CDS encoding peroxiredoxin; this encodes MGVLVGRKAPDFTAAAVLGNGEIVDSYNLHERIKGKKAVVFFYPLDFTFVCPSELIAFDKRYEEFQKRGVEVIGVSIDSQFSHNAWRNTPVNEGGIGQVKYDLIADVKHEICQAYDVEHPEAGVAFRGSFLIDAEGNVRHQVVNDLPLGRNIDEMLRMVDALAFHEEHGEVCPAGWTEGKAGMDASPEGVAKFLSENEGAL